In Aquila chrysaetos chrysaetos chromosome 2, bAquChr1.4, whole genome shotgun sequence, the following are encoded in one genomic region:
- the LOC115334218 gene encoding nuclear receptor subfamily 0 group B member 2-like, whose protein sequence is MKPEATCSFFAYGVRVFTGVPLRGRRYVSRVAVAAVTGSAVSAGGRAAGGREPRSASLRGRNALPCCWCIAPRALSPAAGNAGSMATELPAEKFGKRQWETDHAKSILYQILNEERGSETKRHQQDRGPHHSAGSKGCSCMDRRRVVLKTPEIACRRAFEVLLKTLTFIRNLPSFYHVPWEDQLVLIQQNWAPLFVLGMAQEGVDFDLREISAPSLLKKILLNQSLTASNELGSSSLGASLAEVQKMKNLLWKFWDLDISVKEYAYLKGIILFNSGCHVLKCLPYVQTLQQEAQQALMEFISTMFHRNLGRFAWILQLIASLQDISADAIEELFFRPILGQATLNVLLLETLHIKPD, encoded by the exons ATGAAACCAGAGGCAACTTGTTCCTTCTTCGCTTACGGTGTCAGAGTTTTCACTGGAGTCCCCCTCAGGGGCCGGCGGTACGTGTCACGCGTGGCGGTGGCAGCCGTCACCGGCTCCGCGGTGAGCGCCGGCGGCCGTGCTGCCGGCGGGCGAGAGCCCC GGAGTGCCTCGCTGCGTGGCAGAAATGCTCTCCCCTGCTGCTGGTGCATAGCTCCACGTGCACTGTCGCCCGCCGCGGGGAATGCTGGCTCTATGGCTACCGAGCTGCCAGCTGAGAAATTTGGGAAACGTCAGTGGGAGACAGACCATGCTAAGAGCATCCTGTACCAGATCCTTAATGAAGAGCGTGGAAGTGAGACCAAGCGGCACCAGCAGGATCGCGGTCCCCACCACTCCGCGGGAAGCAAGGGCTGCTCTTGTATGGACAGGAGAAGAGTTGTCCTGAAAACACCAGAAATCGCGTGCAGAAGAGCTTTTGAAGTGCTCTTGAAGACTTTAACTTTTATTAGAAACTTGCCTTCTTTTTATCACGTGCCTTGGGAGGACCAGCTTGTCCTCATACAGCAGAACTGGGCCCCTCTTTTTGTCCTGGGCATGGCACAAGAAGGGGTGGATTTTGACCTGAGAGAGATTTCAGCCCCtagtttattgaaaaaaatcctcctcaATCAGTCTTTGACAGCTAGCAATGAACTGGGCAGCTCGTCACTGGGAGCATCTTTAGCAGAAGTTCAGAAGATGAAGAATTTATTGTGGAAATTCTGGGACCTGGACATAAGTGTAAAAGAATATGCCTACCTTAaaggaattattctttttaattccg gaTGCCATGTCCTAAAATGTCTCCCCTATGTAcaaacactgcagcaggaaGCTCAGCAAGCCTTGATGGAGTTTATCTCAACAATGTTCCACAGAAACCTAGGCAGGTTTGCTTGGATTCTTCAGCTAATTGCCTCTCTTCAAGACATCAGTGCAGATGCTATTGAAGAGCTCTTCTTCAGGCCCATCCTAGGACAGGCCACCCTAAATGTATTACTTCTAGAAACTCTACATATCAAGCCAGACTAG